In Persephonella sp. IF05-L8, the following are encoded in one genomic region:
- a CDS encoding succinate dehydrogenase/fumarate reductase iron-sulfur subunit, whose amino-acid sequence MERITLKVQRFDGNKQWIDEYQIDIDDRTTIIEALMRIHDTQDPSLSFRVQCRAAICGTCGVKINNEKHVLACKTKIKEHLQDGEILIQPLSNMPVIKDLVVEHKEFLGKLKDAKAWFEPQEEFQPVYPEDLQKFDKETDCILCGICYSICPVFEMDKDFGGPINFVKIFRFWKDKNDALKDQRIVIADQNHITSCVHCKYCTFSCPKQIPVEQDIMQIEFYGKQKGIIKQQQEGFGGFSTPFGF is encoded by the coding sequence ATGGAAAGAATAACGCTAAAAGTTCAAAGATTTGATGGTAATAAACAATGGATAGATGAATACCAGATTGATATAGATGACAGAACCACAATTATAGAAGCCCTAATGAGAATACATGATACACAAGACCCATCTCTTTCTTTCAGAGTTCAATGCAGGGCTGCAATATGCGGAACCTGCGGAGTAAAAATAAACAATGAAAAGCATGTTCTCGCCTGCAAAACAAAAATAAAAGAACACCTACAAGATGGAGAAATATTAATCCAGCCCCTTTCCAATATGCCTGTTATAAAAGACCTTGTTGTTGAACATAAAGAGTTTTTAGGCAAGTTAAAGGATGCAAAAGCATGGTTTGAACCCCAAGAAGAATTCCAGCCTGTATATCCAGAGGACTTACAGAAATTTGATAAGGAAACTGATTGTATTCTTTGTGGTATTTGTTATTCCATTTGTCCGGTATTTGAGATGGATAAAGATTTTGGAGGTCCAATAAATTTTGTTAAGATTTTCCGTTTCTGGAAAGATAAGAATGATGCTTTAAAAGACCAGCGTATAGTAATTGCAGACCAGAACCATATAACAAGCTGTGTCCATTGTAAATACTGCACATTCTCCTGTCCAAAACAAATTCCAGTTGAACAGGATATAATGCAGATAGAGTTTTACGGCAAGCAAAAAGGCATTATAAAGCAGCAACAGGAAGGGTTTGGTGGATTTTCTACACCTTTTGGATTTTAA